The Pseudomonadota bacterium DNA segment CTGGTGGGGATGGGAGCCGATACTATCTGTATTAAGGATATGGCCGGCTTGCTGGCTCCTTATGATGCTTTTGAGCTGGTTAAATCCATGAAAGAAAAAATCGATGTTCCCATCCACCTGCACTGTCATTGTACCAGTGGTATGGCCCATATGACTTATTTGAAAGCCATTGAGGCCGGGGTTGATATCCTTGACTGCGCCATCTCAACTCTTTCCCAGGGGACGTCGCAACCACCGACGGAGAGCCTGGTGGCCGCCTTGCGCGATACGCCTTATGATACCGGTCTTACTTTGGAACCGCTGGCGGAAATTGCCGCCTATATAAAAGATGTGCGGGCTAAATATGATGCCTATGAAAGTGGTTTTACCGGCGTGGATACCAATGTTTTAATCTATCAGGTGCCGGGTGGAATGATGTCAAATCTGGAAACCCAACTGCGGGATCAGGGAGCGATAGGCAAGCTGAAGCAGGTTCTGGAAGAGATTCCCCGGGTCAGGCATGATTTTGGTTATCCCCCGCTGGTAACCCCGAGCAGCCAGATTGTCGGCACCCAGGCAACCCTTAATGTGCTGACCGGTAAACGCTATATGATGATTCCCAACGAGTCTAAAAATGTATTAAAGGGGATGTATGGCCTTTCTGTTGCTCCTTTTGATCCTGAAGTGCAGAAAATGGCATTAAAAGGGGAAGAACCGGTAACTTGCCGCCCGGCTGATTTGATTCCGCCGGAAATGGAAAAATTAACCGTGGAGCTGGGTGATAAGGCAAAAAGTGTTGAAGATGTTTTGTCCTATGCCCTGTTTCCCAAAGTCGCCCTGGAATTTTTTGATGAACGTGAAAAAGGTGAGCTCAAGCCTGAGGAAAAGCTGCCTAAAGATTAATTGCGCGCTTGCCGGTTTTAAATTGAATCAGGAGGCCGGGGAAACCTTGCCTCCTTTTTTATTTCACCATAAAGAACATGAAGAATATGTAGTATTGTAAAAAAATCTTCACGAGCTTCATGACTTCATGGTCGCTTGATTTTCTTGTTTTTTACCGCAGAGTTTTATATGTAACTCAACTTTCTGAGTTGTGAAAAAACAGCTTGAAAAAATTTGCTTCAAGGATATTCCGGCATGGCTCTCACTCATTCTTGCTGCACATCGTGTGCAGCTAGTGGGGACACCGCTAAAGCAATGTCCCCGTGTCCGCCGCGAATCACCGTCGTGGTGATTCGTTCGGCGGTCAATGCCGCCTGCCTGTGCGTGCCGCACGCAGACAGGCTGTGAGCCAAGCCCGAATATCCTAATGATGTCTCCTGGCAACACAACTCAGAAAGTTGAGATGTAAGTTACTAATTGCTAGCGGCTAAAAGCTGATCACTCAATTTAGTCGAATATGTCAGGAAGTTATGCGATTAGCTATTGATGGATATAACCTGATTGCGGCCATTGCCGGTAGTCCCCTTGATTTCCTTGATCTGGAAGTTGAACGGGAAAGCCTGATCGGTATGCTGGCTGATTATCGTTCCTGCCGTCGGCATGTGGTGGAAGTGGTTTTTGATGGCTGGCAGGTTGCGGCTGCTGGAGCCCGAAAGTCCCATGAACAGGGGGTGAAGATAATCTTTTCCCCTTTAGGCATGAAAGCAGACTTGGTTTTGCTGCGCTTGGCCGAAAAATATGGCTCCGGATTGACGGTGGTGACCGATGATGGTGATCTGCGTCATAAAGTTCAGCGATATAATGCCGTGACCATCGGCGCATTGGAATTTTATGACCAGATGATGGTCGCGGTTATTGCCGGGGAAAAAGGGCTTACCGGCGAAGATGATGACCTTGCTGAGCGTCGGCAGGACAGGTCGACGAAAAAAAAAGGAAATCCACGGCGTTTATCCCGCAAGGAAAGGCAGAAAGCCAAGCGGATTAAATCATTATAATGAATTATGGGGGACTGGACCTTAATTATTGATGGGTTTCCAATAATTAAGTATCCTGTCCCCATAATTCCATAATTCCATGGATGTTCCGGCATGGCTCTCGCTCATTCTCGCCGGCCGTCCATGGCCTGCCTGTGCGTGCCGCACGCAGACAGGCTAAGAGCC contains these protein-coding regions:
- a CDS encoding pyruvate/oxaloacetate carboxyltransferase yields the protein MSHKVQITDTVLRDAHQSLLATRMRTKDMLPIASALDKIGYWSLEVWGGATFDSCLRFLKEDPWERLRALRQAIPNTRLQMLLRGQNILGYRHYADDVLQTFVERAATNGIDVFRIFDALNDPRNMRMAMESVKKAGKIAEAAVSYTISPVHDNDYFVKLAQELVGMGADTICIKDMAGLLAPYDAFELVKSMKEKIDVPIHLHCHCTSGMAHMTYLKAIEAGVDILDCAISTLSQGTSQPPTESLVAALRDTPYDTGLTLEPLAEIAAYIKDVRAKYDAYESGFTGVDTNVLIYQVPGGMMSNLETQLRDQGAIGKLKQVLEEIPRVRHDFGYPPLVTPSSQIVGTQATLNVLTGKRYMMIPNESKNVLKGMYGLSVAPFDPEVQKMALKGEEPVTCRPADLIPPEMEKLTVELGDKAKSVEDVLSYALFPKVALEFFDEREKGELKPEEKLPKD
- a CDS encoding NYN domain-containing protein: MRLAIDGYNLIAAIAGSPLDFLDLEVERESLIGMLADYRSCRRHVVEVVFDGWQVAAAGARKSHEQGVKIIFSPLGMKADLVLLRLAEKYGSGLTVVTDDGDLRHKVQRYNAVTIGALEFYDQMMVAVIAGEKGLTGEDDDLAERRQDRSTKKKGNPRRLSRKERQKAKRIKSL